In the genome of Halapricum salinum, one region contains:
- a CDS encoding DUF5673 domain-containing protein, which produces MRGTVFRASLTAYVALLVGPAAAFLPGPEWPLFAGGLAVGAVGGAIASRRIDAESVLSPLRAVAGLALPLVWLIPMVTTAESLVDLYLSPCFAGACAAGVWLLVVLVAYDNRQRARIEALTEHVTFEAGPPRETHRQLQLAVGALLVLTGTVVVASALFLGDDVSLSSYVWLPAMVPVWIMLLTNRTTHEVAVAEEGLRVDRTIHDWGTVESYELTDEALTIFRPTWYHSDATFAREDIEDVEAVVDALSEHAPRN; this is translated from the coding sequence ATGAGAGGAACCGTCTTCCGGGCGTCGCTGACCGCCTACGTCGCGCTGCTGGTCGGTCCGGCCGCCGCCTTCCTGCCGGGCCCCGAGTGGCCGCTGTTCGCCGGCGGGCTGGCCGTAGGGGCGGTCGGCGGCGCGATCGCGAGCAGACGGATCGACGCTGAATCGGTGCTGTCCCCGTTGCGGGCCGTCGCCGGTCTCGCACTGCCGCTAGTATGGCTGATCCCGATGGTGACGACCGCCGAGTCGCTGGTCGATCTCTACCTGAGTCCGTGCTTCGCGGGGGCGTGCGCGGCCGGCGTCTGGCTTCTCGTCGTGCTCGTCGCCTACGACAATCGCCAGCGAGCGCGGATCGAAGCGCTGACCGAGCACGTGACGTTCGAGGCAGGCCCGCCCCGGGAGACGCACCGCCAGCTCCAACTCGCGGTGGGCGCGCTGCTCGTACTCACTGGCACTGTCGTCGTCGCGTCGGCGTTGTTCCTCGGTGACGACGTCTCGCTTTCCTCGTACGTCTGGCTCCCGGCAATGGTCCCGGTCTGGATCATGCTCCTCACGAACCGCACCACCCACGAGGTGGCCGTCGCCGAAGAGGGACTGCGCGTCGACAGGACGATCCACGACTGGGGCACAGTCGAGAGCTACGAACTCACCGACGAGGCGCTCACCATCTTCCGTCCGACGTGGTATCACTCGGACGCGACGTTCGCCCGCGAGGACATCGAAGACGTCGAGGCAGTCGTCGACGCGCTGTCCGAGCACGCGCCCCGGAATTAG
- a CDS encoding DUF5673 domain-containing protein has translation MRNAVLRATLISYVALVAVPLASLAPGPTPPLIAGCALLGALVGTVATARIDPQKWLDTWSRVIAGFALPVVWLVLGLGIGPVPDGVASGPLFVGGFGIVAWPVAILTAVYCEQMERIEDATVELSFEARPASAVDERVANVAAIVLGLVTVVAVVVLALTGGFDDGLFLTWLPGMSVVLLLLHDQQDSREVQITDIGIVVHSTIHEWDTIASYSLDEEELSLSRPTWYHSTLRYDRDDIEDVEAVVDALSKRLPET, from the coding sequence ATGAGAAACGCCGTCCTTCGCGCGACGCTGATATCCTACGTCGCCCTCGTCGCCGTGCCGCTCGCCTCGCTCGCTCCGGGACCGACACCGCCCTTGATCGCCGGCTGTGCACTGCTCGGCGCTCTCGTGGGAACCGTCGCCACCGCCCGGATCGACCCACAGAAATGGCTCGACACGTGGTCGCGCGTGATCGCCGGATTCGCACTCCCAGTCGTCTGGCTCGTCCTCGGGCTGGGCATCGGCCCGGTTCCCGATGGAGTGGCCAGCGGGCCGCTGTTCGTCGGCGGGTTCGGGATCGTGGCCTGGCCGGTGGCGATCCTGACCGCGGTCTACTGCGAGCAGATGGAACGGATCGAGGACGCGACGGTCGAGCTGTCCTTCGAGGCCCGACCCGCCTCGGCAGTCGACGAGCGAGTCGCCAACGTCGCGGCGATTGTACTCGGTCTCGTCACCGTCGTCGCGGTCGTCGTTCTCGCTCTCACTGGCGGGTTCGACGACGGCCTGTTTCTGACGTGGCTGCCCGGGATGTCCGTCGTTCTACTCCTGCTTCACGACCAGCAGGACTCCCGTGAAGTCCAGATTACCGACATCGGGATCGTCGTCCACTCGACGATCCACGAGTGGGACACCATCGCGTCGTACAGCCTCGACGAGGAGGAACTCTCGCTATCGCGGCCGACGTGGTATCACTCGACGCTTCGCTACGACCGCGACGACATCGAGGACGTCGAGGCAGTCGTCGACGCGCTGTCGAAGCGGCTCCCTGAAACCTGA
- the cdd gene encoding cytidine deaminase, with protein sequence MDDLIEQARAAMDASYAPYSEYRVGAALQTGDGTVFTGCNIENANYSNSVHAEELAISKAVEAGHREFDAVAVVSSEYDGVTPCGMCRQTLAEFCGEDFAIYCDEGDGEVSEYTLGELLPNTITRRHLDV encoded by the coding sequence ATGGACGACCTCATCGAGCAGGCGCGCGCGGCGATGGACGCCTCCTACGCCCCCTACTCGGAGTATCGCGTCGGTGCAGCACTGCAGACGGGCGACGGCACCGTGTTCACGGGCTGTAACATCGAGAACGCCAACTACTCAAACAGCGTCCACGCCGAGGAACTAGCGATCAGCAAGGCAGTCGAGGCCGGCCACCGCGAGTTCGACGCGGTCGCCGTCGTCTCCAGCGAGTACGACGGCGTGACGCCCTGTGGAATGTGCCGCCAGACGCTCGCGGAGTTCTGCGGCGAGGACTTCGCAATCTACTGCGACGAGGGCGACGGCGAGGTCAGCGAGTACACGCTGGGCGAACTGCTCCCGAACACGATCACGCGCCGCCATCTGGACGTATGA
- a CDS encoding nucleoside phosphorylase, with product MTDDTADSTVPGDSEDPNDDQQYHLEVGPGDVAESVLLPGNPERVAKITDVWDESEVVADHREYRTATGTVEETPISVTSTGIGSPGAAIAVEELARVGAETLIRVGSCGAIQPEASVGDLVITTGAVRQEGTSKEYVREEYPAVADHTVVGALIAAAEQLGYDYHVGLTCSTDSFYAGQGRPGFEGFEARGSEGLVEELKQANVLNFEMEASSILTLASLYGLRAGAVCTVYANRETGEFRTEGERKAAKTASKAVAILDSMDETAAEAGADRWHPGLDIDR from the coding sequence ATGACTGACGACACTGCGGACTCGACTGTCCCGGGCGACTCCGAAGACCCGAACGACGACCAACAGTATCACCTCGAAGTCGGGCCGGGCGACGTCGCCGAGAGCGTTCTCCTACCTGGGAACCCCGAGCGCGTCGCGAAGATCACCGACGTCTGGGACGAGAGCGAGGTCGTGGCCGACCATCGAGAGTACCGAACCGCGACCGGCACCGTCGAGGAAACGCCGATCTCGGTGACGTCGACGGGGATCGGCAGTCCCGGCGCGGCCATCGCGGTCGAGGAACTGGCCCGCGTCGGCGCGGAGACGCTCATTCGAGTGGGTTCGTGTGGCGCGATCCAGCCCGAGGCCAGCGTCGGCGACCTGGTGATCACGACCGGCGCGGTCCGCCAGGAAGGCACGAGCAAGGAGTACGTCCGCGAGGAGTATCCGGCAGTTGCGGACCACACTGTCGTCGGGGCGCTGATCGCCGCCGCCGAGCAACTGGGCTACGACTACCACGTCGGGCTGACGTGTTCGACGGATTCGTTCTACGCCGGGCAGGGCCGCCCCGGCTTCGAGGGGTTCGAGGCCCGCGGCAGTGAGGGGCTGGTCGAGGAACTCAAGCAGGCGAACGTGCTCAACTTCGAGATGGAGGCCAGCTCGATCCTGACGCTAGCGTCGCTCTATGGACTTCGGGCTGGCGCGGTCTGCACCGTCTACGCCAACCGCGAGACCGGCGAGTTCCGAACGGAGGGCGAGCGCAAGGCGGCCAAGACAGCTTCGAAGGCGGTCGCGATCCTCGATTCGATGGACGAGACAGCCGCCGAAGCCGGGGCCGACCGGTGGCATCCCGGACTCGACATCGATCGGTGA
- a CDS encoding inorganic phosphate transporter, which yields MVEVLLVVGVLVAMFVAFNIGGSTTGPAFGPAVGAKAISKPMAALLMTVFFFVGAWTIGREVVDTLGNSLITNPGVFTLETSIGVLFFIGLALFVGNVFGVPASTSMTAVGAIAGLGVATGSLSWSVMGEIATWWIVAPVIGFWVSLIIGRYFYARINRLVAMDRSEGPLLDVDRSGVIPSFSVHETTTRREFAGVVTVVVIGCLMAFSSGTSNIANAIAPLVGSESIDMNPAILLGCLAVGIGTFTIARRTLETMGSDITELPLTAAIVVATVSSGLVIFLSAIGIPASFVVIATMSIIGLGWGRATRPVTVPEAVKGDDVPPVSVDALADDEPGEEIPPIGEEDPHTVPSATDLFDPATTARVVLMQNVVPVIATLGAFLTFRFVPIFGL from the coding sequence ATGGTCGAAGTGCTTCTCGTCGTCGGTGTGCTCGTCGCGATGTTCGTCGCGTTCAACATCGGTGGGTCGACGACCGGGCCGGCGTTCGGGCCAGCCGTCGGCGCGAAAGCCATCTCGAAGCCGATGGCCGCGCTCCTGATGACGGTGTTTTTCTTCGTCGGTGCCTGGACGATCGGTCGCGAGGTCGTGGATACGCTCGGCAATTCACTCATCACGAACCCGGGCGTCTTCACGCTGGAGACGAGCATCGGCGTCCTGTTTTTCATCGGCCTCGCGCTGTTCGTCGGCAACGTCTTCGGTGTCCCGGCCTCGACCTCGATGACAGCCGTGGGCGCGATTGCCGGGCTGGGCGTCGCGACGGGATCGCTCTCCTGGAGCGTCATGGGAGAAATCGCGACCTGGTGGATCGTCGCTCCAGTGATCGGCTTCTGGGTCTCGTTGATCATCGGGCGGTACTTCTACGCTCGGATCAACAGATTGGTCGCCATGGACCGTTCTGAGGGGCCGCTGCTCGACGTCGACCGCTCGGGGGTCATTCCGTCGTTCTCGGTCCACGAGACGACGACTCGCCGCGAGTTCGCCGGCGTCGTGACCGTCGTCGTGATCGGCTGTCTGATGGCCTTCAGTTCGGGCACGTCGAACATCGCCAACGCCATCGCGCCGCTGGTCGGCAGCGAGTCGATCGATATGAACCCCGCCATCCTGCTGGGTTGTCTCGCCGTCGGGATCGGGACGTTTACGATCGCCCGCCGGACGCTGGAGACGATGGGCAGCGACATCACCGAACTCCCGCTGACGGCGGCGATCGTCGTCGCGACCGTCAGTTCGGGGCTGGTGATCTTCCTCTCGGCGATCGGCATCCCCGCGAGTTTCGTCGTCATCGCGACGATGTCGATCATCGGCCTGGGATGGGGCCGTGCCACGCGTCCTGTCACGGTTCCCGAGGCCGTCAAAGGCGACGACGTCCCGCCGGTGAGCGTCGACGCGCTCGCGGACGACGAACCCGGCGAGGAGATCCCACCGATCGGCGAGGAGGACCCGCACACGGTCCCCAGCGCGACCGATCTGTTCGATCCGGCGACGACCGCACGCGTGGTTCTGATGCAGAACGTCGTCCCCGTCATCGCGACGCTGGGTGCGTTTCTCACCTTCCGGTTCGTCCCGATCTTCGGGCTGTAG